One genomic window of Maribacter aquivivus includes the following:
- the kbl gene encoding glycine C-acetyltransferase: protein MYGKIKEHLQQEIENIKNDGLFKEERIIVSPQDAVIKINTGQEVINFCANNYLGLSSHPDVIQAAKDAMDTHGFGMSSVRFICGTQDIHKTLEAKIAHFYGTEDTILYAAAFDANGGVFEPLLNAEDAIISDSLNHASIIDGVRLCKAKRYRYANSDMQDLEAQLIKANEDCARFKIIVTDGVFSMDGIVAPLDKICDLADKYDALVMIDECHATGFIGEKGKGTLEEKGVMGRIDIITGTLGKALGGAMGGYTTGKKEIITLLRQRSRPYLFSNSLAPAIVGASIKVFDMLENDTSLRDKLQENTAYFKKGIKNAGFDIVDGDSAIVPVMLYDAKLSQDMANKLLERGIYVIGFFYPVVPKDKARIRVQLSAAHTKEHLDAAIKAFTEVGKELKIV from the coding sequence ATGTACGGAAAAATTAAAGAACATCTGCAGCAAGAAATTGAGAACATTAAAAATGACGGACTCTTTAAAGAGGAAAGAATTATTGTTTCTCCGCAAGATGCTGTTATCAAAATCAATACCGGGCAAGAGGTTATCAATTTTTGTGCTAATAATTATTTAGGGCTTTCATCTCACCCAGATGTTATACAGGCGGCTAAAGATGCTATGGATACGCATGGCTTCGGTATGTCTTCTGTTAGATTTATTTGTGGTACTCAAGATATACATAAGACATTAGAAGCAAAGATCGCTCATTTCTATGGTACAGAAGACACCATATTATATGCCGCTGCTTTTGATGCCAATGGCGGGGTGTTTGAACCTTTGCTAAATGCAGAAGATGCTATTATTTCTGATTCTTTAAACCACGCCTCTATTATTGACGGTGTGCGTTTGTGTAAAGCAAAGCGTTACCGTTATGCGAATAGTGACATGCAAGATTTAGAAGCACAACTTATTAAAGCGAATGAAGACTGCGCACGATTTAAAATTATTGTTACCGACGGTGTGTTCTCTATGGATGGTATTGTAGCTCCACTAGATAAAATTTGTGATCTAGCCGATAAGTACGATGCTTTAGTTATGATAGATGAATGCCATGCTACCGGATTTATAGGTGAAAAAGGAAAAGGCACCTTAGAGGAAAAAGGAGTGATGGGCAGAATTGACATTATTACCGGTACACTTGGTAAAGCATTAGGTGGTGCCATGGGCGGTTACACTACTGGTAAAAAAGAAATAATTACATTACTTAGACAACGATCTAGACCGTATTTGTTCTCTAACTCTTTAGCGCCAGCTATAGTAGGGGCATCTATTAAGGTATTTGATATGTTAGAAAACGACACTTCGTTACGAGATAAATTGCAAGAAAATACTGCATACTTCAAAAAAGGCATTAAAAACGCAGGTTTCGACATTGTTGACGGAGATTCTGCAATAGTACCTGTAATGTTGTACGATGCCAAATTATCACAAGACATGGCAAATAAGTTGTTGGAAAGAGGAATTTATGTGATTGGTTTTTTCTATCCTGTAGTACCAAAAGATAAGGCTCGCATTAGAGTGCAACTATCTGCTGCGCATACAAAAGAACACTTAGATGCAGCCATCAAAGCATTTACAGAAGTCGGAAAAGAATTAAAAATCGTT